In Thauera sedimentorum, the following are encoded in one genomic region:
- the tyrS gene encoding tyrosine--tRNA ligase — protein sequence MSDVASALALIKRGADEILIEAELVEKLKSGRPLRVKAGFDPTAPDLHFGHTVLINKLRHFQELGHQVMFLIGDFTGMIGDPSGKNTTRPPLSREQIMENAKTYQDQVFKILDPQRTEICFNSEWMNGLGAAGMIRLASRSTVARMLERDDFAKRYTNEQPIAVHEFLYPLCQGYDSVAMKADVELGGTDQKFNLLMGRELQKHEGQAPQTVVMMPLLEGLDGVNKMSKSLGNYIGIAEPAREIFGKVMSISDQLMWRYYELLSFRPTSEIGGLRREVEEGRNPRDVKVMLAQELVARFHGLSAAEDALRDFEARFQRGAMPVEMPEVSVQVGSEGLPIFQVLKQAGLTGSTSEAIRVIGQGGVKINGERVEDKGLLLKAGETVVLQVGKRKFASVVLG from the coding sequence ATGAGCGATGTTGCATCCGCGCTGGCGCTGATCAAGCGCGGCGCCGACGAGATCCTGATCGAGGCCGAACTCGTCGAGAAGCTGAAGAGCGGCCGCCCGCTGCGGGTCAAGGCGGGCTTCGACCCTACTGCGCCCGACCTGCACTTCGGGCATACGGTCCTCATCAACAAGCTGCGGCACTTCCAGGAGCTCGGCCACCAGGTGATGTTCCTGATCGGGGACTTCACCGGCATGATCGGCGATCCGTCGGGCAAGAACACCACGCGTCCGCCCTTGTCCCGCGAGCAGATCATGGAGAACGCCAAGACCTATCAGGATCAAGTGTTCAAGATCCTTGATCCGCAGCGTACCGAGATCTGTTTCAACTCCGAGTGGATGAACGGCCTCGGGGCCGCAGGCATGATCCGCCTTGCCTCGCGCAGTACCGTCGCGCGCATGCTGGAGCGGGACGACTTCGCCAAGCGCTACACAAACGAGCAGCCGATTGCGGTGCATGAGTTTCTCTATCCGCTCTGCCAGGGCTACGACTCGGTGGCAATGAAGGCGGATGTCGAACTGGGCGGAACCGACCAGAAGTTCAATCTGCTGATGGGACGGGAACTGCAGAAACATGAAGGACAGGCGCCGCAGACCGTGGTGATGATGCCCTTGCTGGAGGGGCTCGACGGCGTCAACAAGATGTCCAAGTCCCTCGGTAACTACATAGGTATTGCCGAGCCGGCGCGCGAGATCTTCGGGAAGGTGATGTCCATCTCGGACCAACTGATGTGGCGTTACTACGAACTTCTGTCCTTCCGCCCGACAAGCGAAATCGGTGGCTTGCGTCGGGAAGTAGAGGAAGGGCGGAATCCACGCGACGTGAAGGTGATGCTGGCACAAGAGTTGGTCGCGCGATTCCACGGCCTCTCGGCCGCAGAGGACGCATTGCGCGATTTCGAAGCACGCTTCCAGCGCGGTGCGATGCCCGTCGAGATGCCCGAGGTGAGCGTGCAGGTGGGAAGTGAGGGGCTGCCGATCTTCCAGGTCCTGAAGCAGGCCGGACTGACCGGCAGCACCTCGGAAGCGATTCGTGTGATCGGCCAGGGTGGGGTGAAGATCAACGGCGAGCGGGTCGAGGACAAGGGGCTGCTGCTCAAGGCCGGCGAGACCGTAGTGCTGCAGGTCGGCAAGCGCAAGTTTGCTTCCGTGGTGCTCGGCTGA
- a CDS encoding peptidoglycan DD-metalloendopeptidase family protein, with the protein MQARKKRILADLLAHLPSARRGWVLAPLFGISLFGVVAATATTPDSPPPFPLQTVVERLPVAPTAADAGSGLPFVHDERVLPGDTIESIFRRLNVSDPEALAFLLGTDEGRTALRQLRSGRAVTALVEPDGRLRALSLPITQASGRFSIERTAEGLQIRGEETQALATVVEMRSGVIQHSLFGATDAAGLPDSVATKLAEIFGTEINFHTDLRRGDSFSVVYETLYDQGSPSRTGKILAAEFVNRGERHVVVLFRGDDGREQYYTADGRSLRQAFLRSPLEFSRVTSGFGRRLHPIHRNWRTHAGVDFAAPIGTPIKATSDGTVSFVGTQRGYGNIIIVQHRDRYSTAYAHLNGFARGLRKGQRVNQGDVIGYVGKTGWATGPHLHYEIRVNNVPHDPMRIALPAAQPLTKGELAKFNEQTSPLVARIALLNRSTVAALR; encoded by the coding sequence ATGCAGGCCCGAAAGAAAAGGATTCTAGCCGATCTCCTGGCTCATCTGCCTTCGGCAAGGCGCGGTTGGGTGCTGGCACCACTGTTCGGCATCTCTCTGTTCGGCGTCGTGGCGGCGACAGCGACCACCCCCGACAGCCCGCCGCCCTTTCCGCTGCAGACCGTGGTCGAGAGACTGCCCGTCGCCCCGACGGCAGCCGATGCCGGCAGCGGACTGCCCTTCGTTCACGACGAACGCGTACTGCCGGGCGACACCATCGAATCGATCTTCCGTCGTCTCAACGTGTCGGACCCCGAAGCGCTGGCGTTCCTGCTCGGCACCGACGAAGGGCGCACCGCGCTTCGCCAGCTTCGCTCCGGACGGGCGGTCACCGCGCTTGTTGAGCCGGACGGCCGCCTGCGGGCCCTGAGCCTGCCGATCACCCAGGCCAGCGGCCGCTTCAGCATCGAGCGGACCGCCGAGGGCCTGCAGATCAGGGGCGAAGAGACCCAGGCGCTCGCCACCGTGGTGGAAATGCGCAGCGGCGTCATTCAGCACTCGCTCTTCGGCGCGACCGACGCCGCCGGCCTGCCCGACAGCGTCGCCACGAAGCTCGCCGAGATCTTCGGCACCGAGATCAACTTTCATACCGACCTCCGGCGCGGCGACTCCTTCAGCGTGGTCTACGAGACCCTATACGATCAGGGAAGCCCCTCGCGTACCGGCAAGATCCTCGCCGCAGAGTTCGTGAACCGCGGCGAACGGCATGTTGTCGTCCTGTTCCGCGGCGACGACGGGCGCGAACAATACTACACGGCAGACGGTCGCAGCCTGCGCCAGGCATTCCTGCGCTCTCCGCTCGAGTTCTCGCGCGTCACCTCGGGTTTCGGACGTCGCCTTCACCCCATCCACCGCAACTGGCGAACCCACGCCGGCGTCGACTTCGCTGCCCCGATCGGCACACCGATCAAGGCCACGTCCGACGGCACGGTATCTTTCGTGGGCACCCAGCGCGGCTACGGCAACATCATCATCGTGCAGCACCGCGACCGCTACTCCACCGCCTACGCCCACCTGAACGGCTTCGCACGCGGCCTGCGCAAGGGGCAACGCGTAAACCAGGGCGACGTGATCGGCTACGTGGGCAAGACCGGATGGGCAACCGGCCCTCACCTGCACTACGAGATCCGGGTGAACAACGTGCCGCACGATCCGATGCGTATCGCGCTGCCTGCCGCTCAACCGCTGACCAAGGGTGAACTGGCCAAGTTCAATGAGCAGACCTCGCCGCTGGTGGCGCGCATCGCCCTGCTCAACCGCAGTACCGTCGCTGCATTGCGCTAA
- the erpA gene encoding iron-sulfur cluster insertion protein ErpA codes for MNAVVESPEVLVFTDSAAGKVKELIEEEGNPALKLRVFVTGGGCSGFQYGFTFDEEVAEDDTALEKNGVTLLIDPMSYQYLVGAEIDYTEGLEGSQFVIRNPNATSTCGCGSSFSA; via the coding sequence ATGAACGCAGTAGTCGAAAGCCCGGAAGTGCTCGTTTTCACTGACAGTGCGGCCGGCAAGGTGAAGGAACTGATCGAGGAAGAAGGCAATCCGGCGCTGAAGCTGCGCGTCTTCGTCACCGGCGGTGGCTGCTCCGGCTTCCAGTACGGATTCACCTTCGACGAGGAAGTGGCGGAAGACGATACCGCCTTGGAAAAGAATGGCGTGACGCTGCTGATCGATCCGATGAGCTACCAGTATCTGGTCGGTGCAGAGATCGATTACACCGAAGGGCTGGAAGGGTCGCAGTTCGTGATCCGCAACCCGAATGCCACCAGCACCTGCGGCTGCGGGTCGTCGTTCTCGGCCTGA
- the argC gene encoding N-acetyl-gamma-glutamyl-phosphate reductase, whose protein sequence is MIKVGVVGGTGYTGVELLRLLARHPQVSLTAITSRGEAGLPVADMFPSLRGRVDLRFVAPQDAALDQCDVVFFATPNGIAMKQAAELVAAGVRVIDLAADFRIRDIAEWQKWYGMEHAAPELVEEAVYGLPEVNREQIRSARVLANPGCYPTAVQLGFLPLIEAGVVDLGHLVADAKSGVSGAGRKAEVHTLFAEAADSFKAYGVPGHRHLPEIRQGLVRAAGQQVGLTFVPHLTPMIRGIHATLYAKLSSDVDLQALYEKRYAAEPFVDVLPAGSHPETRSVRASNICRIAVHRPQGQDVVVVLSVIDNLVKGAAGQAVQNMNIMFGCDEMLGLDIVPVSP, encoded by the coding sequence ATGATCAAGGTTGGTGTGGTAGGTGGTACCGGCTATACGGGCGTGGAGCTGTTGCGGTTGCTTGCGCGCCATCCCCAGGTGAGTCTGACCGCGATTACCTCCCGCGGCGAGGCCGGCTTGCCGGTGGCCGACATGTTCCCCAGCCTGCGCGGTCGTGTCGATCTGCGCTTCGTCGCCCCGCAGGATGCGGCACTCGACCAATGTGACGTGGTGTTCTTTGCGACCCCCAACGGTATTGCGATGAAGCAGGCGGCGGAACTGGTCGCTGCGGGCGTTCGGGTGATCGACCTGGCGGCGGATTTCCGTATTCGAGACATCGCCGAGTGGCAGAAGTGGTACGGCATGGAGCATGCTGCGCCCGAGCTCGTCGAGGAGGCGGTGTACGGTCTGCCCGAGGTCAATCGCGAGCAGATCCGCAGCGCCCGCGTACTGGCCAATCCGGGTTGCTACCCGACGGCCGTGCAGCTCGGCTTCCTGCCGCTGATCGAGGCGGGTGTGGTCGATCTCGGGCATCTCGTGGCGGACGCCAAGTCCGGTGTGTCCGGGGCTGGCCGCAAGGCCGAAGTGCATACCCTGTTCGCCGAGGCGGCCGACAGCTTCAAGGCCTACGGCGTCCCTGGACACCGCCACCTCCCCGAGATCCGTCAAGGGCTCGTCCGCGCTGCCGGCCAGCAGGTCGGGCTGACCTTCGTGCCGCATCTGACGCCGATGATCCGCGGCATCCATGCGACCCTGTACGCGAAGCTGAGCAGCGATGTGGATCTCCAGGCGCTGTACGAGAAGCGCTATGCCGCCGAGCCCTTTGTCGATGTACTGCCCGCCGGCAGCCACCCGGAAACGCGTTCGGTCCGTGCTTCGAACATCTGCCGCATCGCGGTGCATCGCCCGCAAGGACAGGACGTCGTGGTGGTGCTGTCGGTGATCGACAACCTGGTCAAGGGCGCTGCCGGCCAGGCGGTCCAGAACATGAACATCATGTTCGGCTGTGACGAGATGCTCGGCCTGGATATCGTTCCGGTCAGCCCCTGA
- the rpsI gene encoding 30S ribosomal protein S9, with protein MAVTYNYGTGRRKTAVARVFIKPGSGNIVVNGKPVDQFFSRETGRMIVRQPLVLTGNESRFDIMVNVTGGGESGQAGAVRHGITRALIDYDAELKSDLRKAGFVTRDAREVERKKVGFHKARRRKQFSKR; from the coding sequence ATGGCCGTGACTTACAACTACGGCACCGGTCGCCGCAAGACCGCGGTGGCCCGTGTATTCATCAAGCCGGGCTCCGGCAACATCGTCGTCAACGGCAAGCCGGTTGACCAGTTCTTCTCGCGCGAAACCGGCCGGATGATCGTCCGTCAGCCGCTGGTGTTGACCGGCAACGAGTCCCGCTTCGACATCATGGTCAACGTGACCGGTGGTGGCGAATCCGGCCAGGCCGGTGCGGTGCGCCACGGCATCACCCGTGCGCTGATCGACTACGATGCCGAGCTGAAGTCCGACCTGCGCAAGGCCGGCTTCGTGACCCGCGATGCCCGTGAAGTCGAGCGTAAGAAGGTCGGCTTCCACAAGGCGCGTCGTCGCAAGCAGTTCTCCAAGCGCTGA
- the rplM gene encoding 50S ribosomal protein L13: MKTFSAKPHEVQRDWFVVDGTDKVLGRLAAEVARRLRGKHKPIYTPHVDTGDYIVVVNVDKLRVTGNKALDKKYYRHSGYPGGIYETNFTKLQQRFPERVLEKAVKGMLPKGPLGYAMLKKLKCYAGAEHPHTAQQPKVLEI, encoded by the coding sequence ATGAAAACGTTTTCTGCCAAGCCGCACGAGGTTCAGCGCGACTGGTTCGTTGTTGACGGGACGGACAAGGTGCTTGGCCGGCTTGCCGCCGAAGTGGCGCGTCGCCTGCGTGGCAAGCACAAACCCATCTACACGCCGCACGTCGATACCGGTGACTACATCGTGGTCGTCAATGTGGACAAGCTTCGCGTGACCGGCAACAAGGCGCTGGACAAGAAGTACTACCGTCACTCCGGTTATCCGGGCGGGATCTACGAGACCAACTTCACCAAGCTGCAGCAACGCTTCCCGGAGCGTGTGCTGGAGAAGGCGGTGAAGGGCATGCTGCCCAAGGGTCCGCTGGGTTACGCCATGCTGAAGAAGCTGAAGTGCTACGCCGGTGCCGAGCATCCGCATACCGCTCAGCAGCCCAAAGTTCTCGAGATCTGA
- a CDS encoding OsmC family protein, whose translation MECKIKWTGVDGMTFLAETGSGHVVAMDGAPEGGGRNLAPRPMELMLAGAGGCTAYDVVLILKRGRHDVRGCEVSLAADRADTDPKVFTSIRFTYKVSGKGLKPEAVERAVHLSAEKYCSASIMLGKTAEITHEWEIVEV comes from the coding sequence ATGGAGTGCAAGATCAAGTGGACCGGGGTGGACGGCATGACCTTCCTGGCCGAGACCGGCAGCGGACACGTTGTGGCAATGGACGGCGCCCCCGAGGGTGGCGGTCGCAATCTGGCACCCCGTCCGATGGAGCTGATGCTCGCCGGAGCCGGTGGTTGCACCGCCTACGACGTGGTGCTGATCCTCAAGCGCGGCCGCCACGACGTGCGCGGATGCGAGGTGAGCCTGGCGGCGGACCGCGCCGACACCGACCCGAAGGTGTTCACTAGCATCCGCTTCACCTACAAGGTCAGCGGCAAGGGCCTCAAGCCCGAGGCGGTGGAGCGCGCGGTGCACCTGTCCGCGGAGAAGTACTGCTCCGCCTCCATCATGCTCGGCAAGACCGCCGAGATCACCCATGAGTGGGAGATCGTCGAGGTCTAG
- the coq7 gene encoding 2-polyprenyl-3-methyl-6-methoxy-1,4-benzoquinone monooxygenase, with translation MIDQAIIQFDRALRTVFAPARSVRPLPGAELPDAPLSDEEKRHAAALMRINHCGEICAQALYQGQAMMSRDPGTRVALQEASNEETEHLAWTEQRIGELGGRKSLLNPVWYGGALAIGLLAGKFGDRWNLGFLAETERQVEAHLKGHLQTLPADDARSRAIVEQMKEDEMRHADTAVSLGALELPAPVKSAMKLASKVMTRTAYWV, from the coding sequence ATGATCGACCAGGCCATCATCCAGTTTGATCGCGCACTGCGTACCGTATTCGCCCCCGCCCGCAGCGTACGCCCGTTGCCGGGCGCGGAGCTGCCGGACGCCCCGCTCTCCGATGAGGAAAAGCGCCACGCCGCGGCACTGATGCGCATCAACCACTGCGGCGAGATCTGCGCCCAGGCGCTCTACCAGGGCCAGGCGATGATGTCGCGCGACCCGGGTACGCGCGTCGCCCTGCAGGAGGCGTCGAACGAGGAAACCGAGCATCTGGCGTGGACCGAACAGCGCATCGGCGAACTGGGCGGGCGGAAGAGCCTGCTCAACCCGGTGTGGTACGGCGGTGCACTGGCGATCGGGCTGCTCGCCGGCAAGTTCGGAGACCGTTGGAATCTCGGTTTCCTCGCCGAGACCGAGCGTCAGGTCGAAGCGCACCTCAAGGGGCACCTCCAGACCCTGCCGGCCGACGATGCCCGCTCGCGTGCGATCGTCGAGCAGATGAAGGAGGACGAGATGCGCCACGCCGACACCGCGGTGTCGCTCGGCGCGCTCGAACTGCCCGCGCCGGTCAAATCGGCGATGAAGCTTGCTTCGAAGGTGATGACCCGCACCGCGTACTGGGTCTGA
- a CDS encoding CNP1-like family protein, whose protein sequence is MKSLHLLIRGGLAALVCFSGPVSAQFLADEEANANWKEGEVEFPPAPAESSLREFFVSSASPNTFLIDEQTLSVGEDGVVRYVLVVRTPGGAENVTFEGIRCNTGERRIYASGRRDGSWSRARNSEWAPISDNSYNRPRAALARDHFCDGPAPPRNRDEVLRRLQQSDGANPIYR, encoded by the coding sequence TTGAAATCGCTGCATCTGCTCATCCGCGGGGGCCTGGCGGCCCTCGTTTGTTTTTCCGGCCCCGTTTCGGCGCAGTTTCTCGCCGACGAGGAGGCAAACGCGAACTGGAAGGAAGGGGAGGTCGAGTTCCCGCCCGCGCCGGCCGAATCCTCGCTGCGCGAGTTCTTCGTCTCCAGCGCCTCGCCCAACACGTTTCTGATCGACGAGCAGACGCTCAGCGTCGGCGAGGACGGCGTGGTGCGTTACGTGCTGGTGGTGCGTACGCCGGGCGGCGCGGAGAACGTGACCTTCGAGGGCATCCGTTGCAACACCGGCGAGCGCCGCATCTACGCCAGCGGACGTCGCGACGGAAGCTGGTCCAGGGCGCGCAACTCCGAATGGGCGCCCATCTCCGACAACAGCTACAACAGACCGCGTGCTGCGCTCGCCAGGGATCACTTCTGCGACGGACCCGCGCCCCCACGGAATCGCGACGAGGTCCTGCGCCGCCTTCAACAGAGCGACGGCGCCAACCCCATCTACCGTTGA
- a CDS encoding DUF3501 family protein — protein sequence MSAIARESLLSLEDYARQRAEFRARVIEHKKRRALRVGDSVTLIFEDELTIRYQIQEMLRVERIFEEAGIEDELDAYNPLVPDGSNWKATMLIEYADPLERKHWLARLIGVEDRVWVRVAGHDAVFAIADEDLERENGEKTSSVHFLRFELEPAMIAALGAGAALAVGIDHPACRVAVDPVPEVIRSSLCGDLHA from the coding sequence ATGAGCGCGATCGCCAGGGAGTCCCTGCTGAGCCTCGAGGACTATGCGCGCCAGCGTGCCGAGTTCCGTGCGCGGGTGATCGAGCACAAGAAGCGGCGTGCCTTGCGGGTTGGCGACAGCGTGACGCTGATCTTCGAGGACGAACTGACCATCCGCTACCAGATCCAGGAGATGCTGCGGGTCGAGCGCATCTTCGAGGAGGCGGGCATCGAGGACGAGCTCGATGCCTACAATCCGCTGGTTCCGGATGGCAGTAACTGGAAGGCGACCATGCTCATCGAGTACGCCGATCCGCTCGAACGCAAGCACTGGCTGGCGCGGCTGATAGGCGTCGAGGACCGGGTCTGGGTGCGCGTGGCGGGGCATGACGCGGTATTTGCGATTGCAGACGAGGACCTTGAGCGCGAAAATGGCGAAAAGACCTCGTCGGTGCACTTCCTGCGTTTCGAGCTTGAGCCGGCCATGATCGCCGCGCTTGGGGCGGGCGCCGCACTGGCAGTGGGTATCGATCATCCCGCCTGCCGGGTTGCGGTCGACCCGGTGCCCGAAGTCATTCGCTCATCCCTGTGTGGAGACCTGCACGCTTGA
- a CDS encoding heterodisulfide reductase-related iron-sulfur binding cluster — protein MSMREGSLEAPTRHPVAWREADFYDEDALNRELERVFDICHGCRRCVNLCNAFPTLFDLVDESSTGEVDGVARADYGKVVDQCYLCDVCYMTKCPYVPPHEWNVDFPHLMLRAKAVKFRKGEVRRRDRILSSTDALGRLAAIPVVAQTVNFANRNGAARALLQSVLGVDKRRELPPYSPARFRPHASVGERWPVRDGQRTPGKVAIFATCYVNYNEPGIGHDLVAVLAHNELPTVLAEQEACCGMPKLELGDLEGVARLKERNIPLLDRLAGEGYALLAPVPSCALMFKQELPLLFPEDEAVRRVAEAMFDPFEYFMLRHRDGLLKTDFRRELGKVAYHIPCHGRVQNVGQKTREVLQLVPGTQLTTVERCAGHDGTWGVKTEYFEQSMKIGRPVFRQMAQAQPAYISSDCPIAGRHIQQGIRDAGTDLGAERAHPLTLLRMAYGLEEGGR, from the coding sequence ATGAGCATGAGAGAAGGCAGCCTGGAGGCGCCGACGCGCCATCCGGTCGCGTGGCGGGAGGCGGATTTCTACGACGAGGACGCGCTCAACCGCGAACTCGAGCGCGTCTTCGACATCTGCCATGGGTGCCGGCGCTGCGTGAATCTGTGCAATGCCTTTCCGACCCTGTTCGATCTCGTCGACGAGAGCAGTACCGGCGAGGTCGACGGGGTGGCGCGCGCCGATTACGGCAAGGTGGTGGATCAGTGCTATCTGTGCGACGTCTGCTACATGACCAAGTGTCCCTACGTGCCGCCGCACGAATGGAACGTCGATTTTCCGCACCTGATGCTGCGCGCGAAGGCGGTGAAGTTCCGCAAGGGCGAGGTGCGGCGTCGCGACCGCATCCTCAGCAGCACCGACGCGCTGGGCCGGCTGGCCGCCATCCCGGTGGTGGCGCAGACGGTGAATTTCGCCAATCGCAACGGCGCCGCGCGTGCCTTGCTGCAGTCGGTGCTCGGCGTGGACAAGCGGCGCGAGCTGCCGCCCTACAGCCCGGCCCGTTTCCGCCCGCATGCGTCGGTGGGCGAACGCTGGCCGGTGCGCGACGGTCAGCGCACGCCCGGCAAGGTGGCCATCTTCGCGACCTGTTACGTCAACTACAACGAGCCCGGGATCGGGCACGACCTGGTGGCCGTGCTGGCGCACAACGAGCTGCCCACGGTGCTGGCGGAGCAGGAGGCCTGCTGCGGCATGCCCAAGCTGGAGCTCGGCGACCTGGAAGGGGTGGCGCGGCTCAAGGAGCGCAACATCCCGCTGCTTGATCGCCTGGCCGGCGAAGGCTATGCGCTGCTCGCGCCGGTGCCGTCCTGCGCGCTGATGTTCAAGCAGGAACTGCCGCTGCTGTTCCCGGAGGACGAAGCGGTAAGGCGCGTGGCCGAGGCGATGTTCGACCCCTTCGAGTACTTCATGCTGCGCCATCGCGATGGCCTGCTGAAGACCGATTTCAGGCGCGAACTCGGCAAGGTGGCGTACCACATCCCCTGTCATGGCCGGGTGCAGAACGTCGGCCAGAAGACGCGCGAGGTGCTGCAACTGGTGCCCGGTACCCAGCTGACCACGGTCGAGCGTTGCGCCGGCCATGACGGCACCTGGGGGGTCAAGACGGAATACTTCGAGCAGTCGATGAAGATCGGCCGCCCGGTGTTCCGCCAGATGGCACAGGCCCAGCCGGCCTACATCAGCTCGGACTGCCCGATCGCGGGGCGCCACATCCAGCAGGGCATCCGCGACGCTGGCACCGACCTGGGGGCCGAGCGCGCGCATCCGCTCACCCTGTTGAGGATGGCCTACGGACTGGAGGAGGGCGGCCGATGA
- a CDS encoding rubrerythrin family protein — MQLKGSRTEDNLKAAFAGESQANRRYLYFAAKADVEGQNDVSAVFRSTAEGETGHAHGHLEYLEAVGDPATGLPIGSTRANLGAAIAGETHEYSDMYPGMAKTAREEGFEEIADWFETLAKAERSHANRFQRALDSLQD, encoded by the coding sequence ATGCAACTCAAGGGCTCCAGGACCGAAGACAACCTCAAGGCCGCGTTTGCCGGCGAATCCCAGGCGAACCGCCGCTATCTCTACTTTGCCGCCAAGGCCGATGTCGAAGGACAGAACGACGTGTCGGCGGTGTTCCGTTCTACCGCCGAAGGGGAAACCGGCCACGCACACGGCCATCTCGAATACCTCGAGGCGGTCGGCGATCCGGCGACCGGCCTGCCGATCGGCAGCACCCGGGCCAACCTGGGTGCAGCCATTGCCGGCGAGACGCACGAGTACAGCGATATGTACCCGGGCATGGCGAAGACCGCGCGGGAAGAGGGCTTCGAGGAAATCGCCGACTGGTTCGAGACGCTCGCCAAGGCCGAGCGCTCGCACGCCAACCGCTTCCAGCGCGCGCTCGATTCCTTGCAGGACTGA
- a CDS encoding RNA pyrophosphohydrolase, whose product MLDREGYRPNVGIILVNARNEVFWGKRIREHSWQFPQGGIKHGESPEQAMYRELFEEVGLRPEHVKILGRTRGWLRYDVPKHWIKREWRNTYRGQKQIWFLLRLVGRDTDVSLRASNHPEFDAWRWSEYWVPLDAVIEFKRGVYQQALTELSRVLFRSRPREVPQGYRPSEAS is encoded by the coding sequence ATGCTCGACCGTGAAGGCTACCGCCCGAACGTCGGCATCATTCTGGTCAACGCGCGCAACGAGGTATTCTGGGGCAAACGCATCCGCGAACACTCCTGGCAGTTCCCGCAAGGTGGCATCAAGCACGGCGAATCGCCCGAGCAGGCCATGTATCGCGAATTGTTCGAAGAGGTCGGATTGCGTCCGGAGCACGTGAAGATCCTCGGCCGCACGCGTGGCTGGTTGCGTTACGACGTTCCCAAGCACTGGATCAAGCGGGAATGGCGGAACACCTACCGCGGGCAGAAGCAGATCTGGTTCCTGCTGCGCCTGGTGGGGCGCGATACCGACGTAAGTCTGCGCGCCAGCAACCATCCGGAATTCGATGCCTGGCGCTGGAGTGAATACTGGGTGCCGCTCGATGCGGTCATCGAGTTCAAGCGTGGGGTGTACCAGCAGGCACTGACCGAGTTGTCGCGCGTGCTGTTCCGCTCCAGGCCGCGCGAGGTGCCGCAGGGCTACCGTCCGTCCGAGGCGTCCTGA